The following are from one region of the Polyangiaceae bacterium genome:
- the dnaJ gene encoding molecular chaperone DnaJ encodes MRDPYELLGVRRDATQEEIKAAFRRAAIKHHPDRNQGDPTAQSRFAEINRAYQILSDPGHRANFDRFGTDPFERGGVAASGIEDFVDLSNVDGVMGDILSAFGIKNPDRKKVEYRLEISFEEAALGSSREVRYARLDHCKTCGSSGAAPGTPLTACRNCGGRGKVRSSQGLLPIPLERPCPTCFGRGKMAQTPCVSCRGKGLTKQTRTLEVNLPAGIEHGTARVVEGEGNRIKPGGGFSDLEIQVVVLPHELFERDGDDVRCRVPISYVQASLGGEITVPTLAGKAKVRVPPTTQSGSVLRLRGQGISHRLRGGKGDQLIEVFVEVPSELSPRARELLVELGQELGEDLQPQQRSFMEKLKGLFG; translated from the coding sequence GTGCGGGACCCGTACGAGCTGCTCGGCGTGCGTCGCGACGCCACCCAAGAGGAAATCAAGGCGGCGTTCCGGCGTGCGGCCATCAAGCACCATCCGGACCGCAACCAGGGAGATCCGACAGCCCAGTCACGCTTTGCGGAAATCAACCGCGCCTATCAGATCCTCTCTGACCCGGGGCACCGCGCCAACTTCGACCGCTTTGGCACGGACCCCTTCGAACGTGGGGGTGTCGCAGCGAGCGGCATCGAAGACTTCGTCGATTTGTCCAACGTCGACGGCGTGATGGGGGACATCTTGAGTGCCTTCGGCATCAAGAACCCCGACCGCAAGAAGGTCGAGTATCGCCTCGAGATCAGCTTCGAAGAAGCCGCCCTCGGCAGCAGTCGGGAAGTGCGCTACGCGCGGTTGGATCACTGCAAGACTTGCGGCAGCAGCGGCGCCGCTCCCGGAACACCGCTGACCGCCTGCCGCAATTGCGGCGGACGAGGCAAGGTCCGCAGCTCCCAAGGCCTCCTGCCGATCCCGTTGGAGCGCCCGTGTCCCACGTGTTTTGGGCGAGGGAAAATGGCTCAAACCCCGTGCGTCAGCTGCCGCGGCAAAGGGCTCACCAAGCAAACGCGCACCCTCGAAGTGAATTTGCCTGCGGGAATCGAGCACGGCACCGCGCGCGTCGTCGAAGGCGAGGGCAACCGCATCAAACCAGGCGGGGGCTTCTCAGACCTGGAGATCCAGGTGGTGGTGCTACCGCACGAGCTGTTCGAGCGGGACGGCGACGACGTCCGTTGTCGGGTCCCGATCAGCTATGTGCAAGCTTCCCTCGGTGGGGAGATCACCGTACCGACGCTGGCGGGCAAAGCGAAGGTGCGAGTTCCTCCGACTACTCAGTCGGGAAGCGTGTTGCGCCTCCGGGGCCAGGGTATCAGCCATCGTCTGCGTGGCGGCAAAGGCGACCAACTGATTGAGGTCTTCGTGGAAGTGCCGTCAGAGCTCAGTCCCCGCGCGCGGGAGCTGTTGGTTGAGCTTGGGCAAGAGCTTGGCGAAGATCTGCAGCCCCAGCAGCGGAGCTTCATGGAGAAGCTGAAGGGCCTGTTCGGCTGA
- the proC gene encoding pyrroline-5-carboxylate reductase has translation MENEKIGFLGAGNMSSALIRGILASGMVQPTQVRASDISDERLERLRKQHGIETTKSNLDLVHWATILVFSVKPQVIDRVVKETADAFGPGTMAVSIAAGVPIEAFERRLPAGTRVVRAMPNTAAIALAGATAIAPGTHATDHDMGLAKQLFDAVGRTVVLDESLIDAVTGLSGSGPAYVMLMIEALADGGVKVGLHRETALLLAAQTVYGSAKLQLDTGEHPGRLKDMVTSPGGTAIAGLHTLETGGLRRTLIDAVDAATHRAQELGEAMAKKLNDG, from the coding sequence ATGGAGAACGAAAAGATTGGCTTCCTCGGCGCGGGCAATATGTCCAGCGCTCTCATCCGCGGCATCCTGGCGTCTGGGATGGTGCAGCCGACCCAGGTGCGGGCCAGCGACATCAGCGATGAGCGCCTAGAGCGCCTGCGCAAGCAGCACGGCATCGAGACCACCAAGAGCAACCTCGACCTCGTGCACTGGGCGACCATCCTGGTGTTCTCCGTGAAGCCTCAGGTGATCGACCGCGTGGTGAAGGAGACTGCGGACGCCTTTGGTCCAGGGACGATGGCGGTCTCGATTGCCGCTGGCGTGCCTATCGAAGCCTTCGAGCGCCGCTTGCCCGCAGGCACCCGTGTGGTGCGGGCGATGCCCAACACCGCCGCGATTGCACTGGCAGGTGCGACGGCGATCGCCCCCGGCACTCATGCGACGGATCACGACATGGGCCTCGCGAAGCAGCTGTTCGATGCAGTCGGTCGCACCGTGGTGCTCGACGAGTCCCTGATCGACGCGGTGACTGGGCTTTCTGGAAGCGGGCCGGCTTACGTGATGTTGATGATCGAAGCCCTCGCCGACGGCGGCGTGAAGGTGGGCTTGCACCGCGAAACTGCACTGCTGCTCGCGGCTCAAACCGTGTACGGCTCCGCCAAGCTCCAGCTGGACACCGGGGAACATCCGGGTCGCTTGAAGGACATGGTCACAAGCCCTGGCGGCACCGCGATCGCGGGGCTCCACACGCTGGAGACCGGCGGTTTGCGACGCACGCTGATCGACGCCGTCGACGCGGCCACCCACCGCGCCCAAGAGCTCGGCGAGGCGATGGCGAAGAAGCTCAACGACGGCTGA
- a CDS encoding HAD family hydrolase, producing the protein MSEIQHIRAVTFDAGQTLVELDTSLLASRVEEQGALVSVARLDDSTSEAWSEYAAALSEGQSGEHAWKRFMRRLLSVAEIAPHPQKREGVQQRPSGELAQELTEWLWREQPVKNLWRRPVRGMFELARELREHHIPVGILSNSEGKLAALIDELGQLDAFDTVTDSGVVGCEKPAPEIFHLTAKALGVAAQELLHIGDSFEADIRGALGVGAEAIWFNSAGFEAPPPSAAGGFEPVQEAPASDPRMPTSVPSVRRATTAFELREHFCELGLL; encoded by the coding sequence GTGAGCGAAATCCAACATATCCGCGCGGTAACATTTGACGCAGGCCAAACGTTGGTCGAGCTGGACACCTCGCTGCTCGCGTCGCGGGTCGAGGAGCAAGGCGCCCTCGTAAGCGTCGCGCGACTAGACGACAGCACGTCGGAGGCCTGGAGCGAGTACGCCGCTGCCCTCAGCGAGGGGCAAAGTGGCGAGCATGCTTGGAAGCGCTTCATGAGGCGTCTGCTCAGCGTGGCGGAGATCGCTCCTCACCCCCAAAAACGCGAAGGCGTGCAGCAACGGCCTAGCGGCGAGCTCGCTCAGGAGCTGACGGAGTGGCTGTGGCGAGAGCAACCCGTCAAGAACCTGTGGCGGCGCCCGGTGCGCGGCATGTTCGAGCTAGCTCGGGAGCTCCGAGAGCATCACATCCCCGTCGGCATCCTCAGTAATTCCGAAGGGAAATTAGCAGCGTTGATCGACGAACTGGGGCAGCTCGATGCGTTCGATACGGTCACGGACTCGGGGGTGGTGGGTTGCGAAAAGCCAGCCCCGGAGATCTTTCATCTGACCGCGAAGGCCCTCGGAGTCGCAGCGCAAGAACTGCTGCACATCGGGGACTCCTTCGAGGCGGATATTCGAGGGGCGCTGGGCGTCGGAGCCGAAGCCATCTGGTTCAACAGCGCCGGATTCGAGGCGCCTCCGCCGAGCGCCGCGGGTGGTTTCGAGCCGGTTCAAGAGGCCCCGGCGTCCGATCCTCGGATGCCAACCTCGGTGCCCAGCGTCCGTCGCGCGACCACGGCCTTCGAGCTGCGAGAGCACTTCTGCGAGCTGGGCCTGCTCTAA
- a CDS encoding tryptophan 7-halogenase, with translation MIDVVVVGGGPAGSTCAARFAQLGHSVVLLEQDHFPRFHIGESLLPGTFKVFDAIGVTQRIESHGFLPKHAAEFVSGDGSIRRRYPFAGGLLEGRTSAFEVDRADFDQLLLDHAEVQGVSVRRDTKVRRVHFSAGGVEVETSSGKASATVTVSSRILIDASGQSTLVGRERGVRQLDPALKNFALFSHYTGAARGSEQAEGDISIVLSPNGWWWVIPLAGDRTSLGLVAPTQSLDGARADEAYFERQLAASSYLRERFADAERVTPVRGAADYSYACSELVGEGWMLVGDAAAFIDPVFSTGVHLAVLSGFRAAEVASAGLKRKPSGAVPHRQLVSYQRWLAPLIQRYRGFVSGFYTPEFVELMLAPTEKLQLRQAVTSMLSGLTESSFNVAWRLKVFESLVRLNRSFNLAPRLEDRREHTSR, from the coding sequence ATGATCGATGTGGTGGTCGTTGGGGGTGGACCCGCTGGGTCCACTTGCGCCGCGCGCTTTGCGCAGCTGGGGCACTCGGTGGTCTTGCTGGAGCAGGACCACTTCCCGCGCTTTCACATCGGTGAGTCGTTGCTCCCGGGCACCTTCAAGGTGTTCGACGCCATCGGCGTCACGCAGAGGATAGAGTCCCACGGCTTCCTACCAAAGCACGCGGCGGAGTTCGTCAGTGGAGACGGCAGCATCCGCCGACGCTACCCATTCGCAGGCGGGCTACTTGAGGGCCGCACCTCAGCATTCGAGGTGGACCGCGCCGATTTCGACCAGCTGCTGCTGGACCACGCAGAGGTGCAGGGTGTTTCCGTACGTCGCGACACCAAGGTACGCCGAGTGCACTTCAGCGCTGGCGGTGTGGAGGTGGAGACGAGCAGTGGCAAAGCCAGCGCGACAGTCACAGTTTCCTCAAGGATATTAATTGACGCGAGCGGACAAAGCACCCTCGTCGGCCGCGAGCGCGGTGTGCGTCAGCTGGATCCGGCGCTAAAGAACTTCGCTTTGTTCTCCCATTACACCGGCGCGGCTCGGGGGAGCGAGCAGGCAGAAGGCGACATCAGCATCGTGCTCTCCCCAAACGGATGGTGGTGGGTGATACCCCTGGCCGGCGACCGCACCAGCCTTGGTCTCGTGGCGCCGACCCAGAGCCTCGATGGCGCCCGGGCCGACGAAGCCTACTTCGAGCGGCAGCTGGCGGCTTCGAGTTACCTCCGCGAGCGCTTCGCCGATGCCGAACGCGTCACACCAGTGCGCGGCGCCGCAGACTACTCCTACGCCTGCAGCGAGCTGGTGGGCGAAGGCTGGATGCTGGTGGGCGACGCCGCGGCATTCATCGACCCGGTGTTCTCCACCGGCGTGCACTTGGCCGTACTGAGTGGTTTCCGCGCGGCAGAGGTTGCGAGCGCCGGGCTCAAGCGCAAGCCGAGCGGTGCTGTGCCCCACAGGCAGCTCGTCTCGTATCAGCGCTGGCTCGCGCCGCTCATCCAGCGCTACCGCGGCTTCGTGTCTGGGTTCTACACTCCGGAGTTCGTGGAGCTGATGCTCGCCCCAACGGAGAAGCTACAGCTCCGCCAGGCGGTCACGTCCATGCTCTCGGGGCTCACGGAGTCGAGCTTCAACGTCGCGTGGCGCCTCAAGGTGTTCGAGTCACTGGTGCGCCTCAACCGCTCGTTCAACCTGGCGCCTCGCTTGGAAGACCGCCGAGAGCACACGAGTCGCTGA
- a CDS encoding sigma-54-dependent Fis family transcriptional regulator, producing MASSERFSGQPGPDTLSELGGDLETLKSNEFESRTSVSSSVETLYVRILYHTDVRRWGEVARLGGLSPNQRFELSRTLPIFRRGNIVSGAPLAEPHVSRSPVLVTTGTDGIRINASAGLAAHADGEPLESASASFEELRAHGFELQLGRRVRLRIGIQREYRGPDLGLTGGSTPLNELRWAIGRVADLQVPVLIRGETGVGKERVAQGIHSASTRADAPCVSFNMALSTRDTAASELFGHVRGAFTGALQARSGLFERAHTGTLFLDEIGELSFDVQAMLLRVLENGVFTPLGGSAERAADVRLLSATDADLGRLVELGHFRAALYHRLAGFVISVPSLRTRSEDIPELALDFLRQELVRVGESDRLGRWEPRASPWFPPQLMRDLLRHHWSGNVRELGNVVRQLCVSNRGSAVYSADATLQALLALPVTPLPRAERTEAKEIADDELVAALRAHQFSVGPTAAALGVPRSTLYGLMERSNSVRKATDLTEQELRKGLEEHQGNQTSLAAQLEISERALRLRLRALGLLD from the coding sequence ATGGCCTCCAGCGAGCGTTTCTCTGGGCAACCCGGGCCCGACACGTTGTCGGAGCTTGGAGGTGATCTCGAAACGCTGAAGAGCAACGAGTTCGAGTCTCGTACCTCCGTGTCCTCAAGCGTCGAGACGCTTTACGTCCGGATCCTCTATCATACGGATGTTCGGCGCTGGGGCGAGGTCGCTCGACTCGGCGGGCTGAGTCCCAACCAGCGCTTTGAACTCTCTCGTACACTGCCTATTTTCCGGCGCGGAAATATTGTAAGCGGGGCGCCACTCGCCGAACCCCATGTCAGTCGCAGTCCTGTCTTGGTGACAACTGGAACCGACGGAATTCGCATCAACGCATCAGCTGGACTAGCTGCGCACGCTGACGGCGAACCCCTGGAGAGCGCAAGCGCCTCCTTCGAGGAACTGCGCGCGCACGGCTTCGAACTGCAGCTGGGGCGGCGTGTGCGGCTTCGCATCGGAATCCAGCGTGAATACCGCGGGCCGGACCTTGGTCTCACAGGTGGCAGCACGCCTCTGAACGAGCTGCGTTGGGCGATAGGTCGCGTGGCGGACCTACAGGTTCCCGTGCTGATTCGCGGGGAAACGGGGGTTGGCAAGGAGCGTGTGGCGCAAGGCATCCACAGTGCAAGCACTCGCGCAGATGCACCTTGCGTCTCTTTCAACATGGCGCTCAGCACCCGTGATACGGCTGCCTCCGAGCTCTTCGGGCACGTGCGCGGCGCATTCACTGGTGCACTGCAGGCGCGAAGCGGACTCTTCGAGCGCGCTCACACCGGCACGCTGTTCCTGGATGAGATAGGCGAGTTGAGCTTCGACGTGCAGGCCATGCTCCTGCGGGTGCTTGAGAATGGGGTCTTCACGCCGCTCGGTGGTAGCGCCGAGCGCGCCGCTGACGTGCGACTACTCTCAGCCACCGATGCGGATCTCGGACGACTGGTCGAGCTAGGTCATTTCCGTGCGGCGCTGTATCATCGGCTCGCAGGGTTCGTGATCTCGGTGCCTTCGCTCAGGACGCGTAGTGAGGACATCCCTGAGCTTGCCCTGGATTTTCTGCGTCAGGAGCTGGTGCGGGTCGGGGAGTCGGACCGTTTGGGGCGCTGGGAGCCCCGGGCGAGTCCTTGGTTCCCACCGCAGCTGATGCGAGACCTGCTCAGGCACCATTGGTCGGGGAACGTGCGTGAGTTGGGGAACGTGGTTCGTCAGCTATGCGTTTCGAACCGCGGCAGCGCCGTTTACTCGGCGGATGCAACGTTGCAAGCACTGCTAGCGCTACCGGTCACGCCTTTGCCGCGCGCAGAGCGGACGGAGGCGAAGGAGATTGCTGACGATGAGCTGGTGGCGGCGCTTCGCGCACACCAGTTCTCGGTCGGTCCAACCGCCGCCGCGCTAGGGGTCCCTCGGAGCACGCTCTACGGACTCATGGAGCGATCTAATTCCGTGCGGAAGGCGACGGATCTCACGGAGCAGGAGCTGCGCAAGGGGCTAGAGGAACATCAGGGGAACCAAACAAGCCTGGCCGCGCAGCTAGAGATCTCGGAGAGAGCGCTCCGGCTCCGGCTCCGGGCGCTGGGCCTCTTGGACTGA
- a CDS encoding FG-GAP repeat protein, producing MSRVATSALAFLLLAAVSSLSSCEPSAPEPVGKRALPVEINLSPLEAVQPEDASLGDRFGLGVATTGDWLVAARYVVLSDSVQVLASRSTSTGWSPPSLLLPTDVATTRWLSPAVSVHDESMPEALVGTGQADGAVLVFDLQSGSQVQRINSPSTERQRFGAAIAARNSWMAVGDYLEGPLGAEPGAVHMYGRGGNGWTFSQSLGPGASVGSRFGRTLALSDNYLAVGAPEEDESGTKTAGAVHVFALANGTWTLQQTLFAPSPQSDSQFGYAVAMSDDALFIVSRFDSAFASQAGAVYVFERSGTSWAFVERLGSMTPKPRGGFGQSIAFDGELLGVGELADPGQSGGDQRGSVSTYHRVGNTWQLLERLVPEAGLGSNTARFGAVQDLRNDRLVIGAPDLETSNDQSGFVASWSVIHTETNGTCFDGIECTTGNCVDGVCCDLPCAGTCEACSAAKKGYGEDGVCEPIQAGLDPDEECPADPTAANACAPESACSGDASCSCIVPGTLQCSSEIERIDENGNQVSCVPFRCRANTCLTTCNSSADCSDGARCNSERRCETAENHASSSSDSGCSMGRSGNRAPLWPLGALVALWFIARRRKLAFS from the coding sequence ATGTCTCGCGTAGCAACTTCAGCTCTTGCCTTCCTACTGCTGGCGGCGGTTAGCTCCCTCAGCAGCTGCGAGCCTTCAGCGCCGGAGCCCGTCGGGAAACGCGCCCTTCCCGTCGAGATCAATCTTTCACCCCTCGAAGCGGTGCAGCCTGAAGACGCTTCGTTAGGCGATCGGTTTGGACTGGGAGTAGCGACGACTGGAGACTGGCTGGTCGCCGCACGCTACGTCGTTTTGAGTGACAGCGTACAGGTCCTCGCGTCGCGCAGTACGAGCACCGGTTGGTCGCCTCCGAGCTTACTCCTGCCCACGGATGTTGCGACGACCCGCTGGCTCAGCCCCGCAGTGTCTGTTCACGACGAGTCAATGCCTGAGGCGCTGGTAGGCACGGGGCAAGCAGACGGCGCCGTCCTCGTCTTCGATCTCCAGTCAGGCAGCCAGGTCCAACGCATCAACAGTCCGAGCACCGAGCGCCAGCGCTTTGGCGCAGCAATTGCTGCGCGGAATTCGTGGATGGCGGTAGGAGACTACCTCGAGGGACCGCTCGGCGCTGAGCCCGGGGCGGTTCATATGTACGGCCGTGGTGGCAACGGCTGGACGTTCAGCCAGTCGCTTGGGCCCGGTGCGAGCGTGGGTTCACGCTTTGGCAGAACGTTGGCGTTGAGTGACAACTATCTCGCTGTGGGGGCACCCGAGGAAGACGAGAGTGGGACCAAGACGGCGGGCGCAGTACACGTGTTCGCCCTAGCGAACGGAACCTGGACGCTCCAGCAGACGCTCTTCGCTCCGTCTCCTCAGTCCGATTCGCAGTTCGGATACGCGGTTGCGATGTCCGATGACGCCCTATTCATAGTCAGTCGATTCGACAGCGCGTTCGCAAGCCAGGCTGGTGCCGTGTACGTCTTCGAGCGCTCTGGGACGAGCTGGGCCTTCGTCGAGCGTTTGGGCTCCATGACCCCAAAGCCCCGAGGTGGCTTTGGGCAGTCGATTGCGTTCGACGGTGAGCTCTTGGGCGTGGGCGAGTTGGCGGATCCGGGTCAATCGGGGGGTGACCAGCGGGGATCGGTGTCCACCTATCATCGTGTTGGGAATACCTGGCAGCTCCTCGAGCGATTGGTCCCGGAAGCAGGGCTTGGGTCGAACACCGCGCGATTCGGAGCTGTCCAGGACTTGAGGAACGACCGGCTGGTGATTGGAGCTCCCGATCTGGAGACGTCCAACGACCAGTCCGGCTTCGTGGCCTCGTGGTCAGTAATCCATACGGAAACGAACGGCACGTGCTTCGACGGCATCGAGTGTACGACTGGCAACTGCGTGGACGGAGTATGTTGTGATCTGCCGTGCGCTGGTACCTGCGAGGCATGCAGCGCCGCGAAGAAGGGCTACGGTGAGGATGGGGTGTGCGAGCCGATTCAGGCAGGTCTCGACCCAGACGAAGAGTGTCCAGCTGATCCAACGGCTGCGAACGCCTGCGCGCCCGAGTCAGCGTGCTCCGGGGATGCGAGTTGCAGCTGTATCGTGCCCGGAACACTGCAGTGCTCTTCGGAGATCGAGCGGATCGACGAGAACGGAAACCAAGTCAGCTGCGTACCCTTCCGCTGCCGCGCGAACACGTGCCTGACCACTTGCAACAGCTCCGCGGACTGCTCCGACGGGGCGCGATGCAATTCCGAGCGTCGCTGCGAGACTGCGGAGAACCACGCCTCTTCGAGCTCCGACTCAGGCTGCAGCATGGGCCGGTCCGGGAACCGCGCGCCGCTCTGGCCTCTGGGAGCTTTGGTAGCGCTGTGGTTCATCGCCCGTCGGCGGAAGCTAGCCTTTAGTTGA
- a CDS encoding TIGR02266 family protein — protein MSELDDDERRRDKRAPIELKVEYKRLNTFFADYTKNISRGGTFIGTQRPLAVDTEFVFALTVPNLPEALRLRGKVIWVVPTEEATKGNPAGMGIEFQYTGDEERAEKETVVEKLLADQLGEHLAAKLLGRKPRT, from the coding sequence ATGAGCGAGCTTGACGACGACGAACGGCGTCGCGACAAACGAGCCCCTATTGAGCTCAAGGTCGAATACAAGCGCCTGAATACCTTCTTCGCTGACTACACGAAGAACATCTCGCGCGGCGGCACGTTCATTGGCACTCAGCGTCCCCTGGCGGTCGACACCGAGTTCGTGTTCGCGCTCACCGTGCCGAACCTCCCCGAAGCCCTCAGGCTGAGGGGCAAGGTGATTTGGGTCGTGCCAACGGAGGAGGCGACCAAGGGCAACCCCGCCGGCATGGGCATCGAGTTCCAGTACACCGGGGACGAAGAGCGAGCGGAGAAGGAAACCGTCGTCGAGAAGCTGCTCGCTGACCAGCTCGGCGAGCACCTGGCCGCGAAGCTCCTGGGGCGCAAGCCGCGCACCTGA
- a CDS encoding protein kinase produces MQSGELVAGRYEIIDLIGAGGMGAVYSARHTLSQREVALKVIHPAASERPAAAARFQREVSAAAKVGHPGLVQVLDAGRDEERKVLFLVMELLEGETLKDWLSAHRAPSSIASATPFLELFAELLEPVGALHSAGFVHRDLKPENVFITQLPRGNGRVKVLDFGLTREVGTASDTRTGTALGTPHYMAPEQSMSAKDATPAADVWALGVMLYEGVTGQRPFSGETPNAVLVAACTTAHTPVENRCPWLPEPLVRLINTCLSKRPEERLKSAGEMLARLRDALGTSPNVSSSVDVRILNPQGNIALLSTLDSDSASADSASPQVLELDNTLLADTLEETAPTSEGRSANRSLTFERPNRGARFVAAAVALGVIASVTWFAFPRDTAPTEQSTSLAFTSDPPAESEPANPAAEPVRSSSALPSSEAPPEASAGTPSTAAPQTTTPSTAGRLAGGKPTGTKPKGSSTLAEPKPRSSSPTAPQPKPDDDPGFMQQWK; encoded by the coding sequence ATGCAATCCGGAGAACTCGTTGCCGGACGCTACGAGATCATCGACCTCATCGGCGCGGGCGGGATGGGCGCGGTGTACTCCGCGCGTCATACACTCAGCCAGCGCGAGGTGGCGCTCAAGGTGATCCATCCAGCTGCTTCGGAGCGACCTGCTGCTGCAGCACGCTTCCAGCGCGAGGTCAGCGCTGCAGCCAAGGTGGGTCACCCCGGGCTGGTTCAGGTCCTCGATGCTGGCAGAGACGAGGAACGCAAAGTGTTGTTCTTGGTCATGGAGCTCCTGGAGGGCGAAACGCTGAAGGATTGGCTCAGCGCCCACAGAGCACCCTCTTCCATAGCGAGCGCCACGCCCTTTCTTGAGCTGTTCGCGGAGCTCCTCGAACCCGTTGGTGCGCTTCACAGCGCGGGGTTCGTGCATCGCGACTTGAAACCGGAGAACGTTTTCATCACCCAGCTTCCCCGGGGCAACGGGCGGGTGAAGGTGCTCGACTTTGGTCTGACTCGAGAGGTTGGCACTGCCTCGGATACGCGGACCGGCACGGCACTCGGGACGCCGCACTACATGGCGCCGGAACAGTCGATGAGCGCAAAGGATGCGACGCCCGCCGCCGATGTTTGGGCGCTTGGCGTGATGTTGTACGAGGGCGTGACCGGCCAAAGGCCCTTCAGTGGGGAGACGCCGAACGCAGTCCTGGTGGCGGCGTGCACCACAGCTCACACGCCGGTCGAGAACCGATGTCCTTGGTTGCCGGAACCGCTGGTCAGGTTGATCAACACTTGTCTTAGCAAGCGACCCGAGGAACGCCTAAAGAGCGCGGGTGAAATGCTAGCCAGGCTGCGGGACGCTCTGGGCACGAGCCCCAACGTCTCGTCCAGCGTGGACGTCCGCATTTTGAATCCGCAGGGCAATATCGCCCTGCTCAGCACGCTGGATTCGGACTCCGCCAGCGCAGACTCAGCGTCCCCTCAAGTCTTGGAATTGGACAACACCCTCCTCGCAGATACTCTGGAGGAAACGGCGCCAACTTCTGAGGGCCGGTCTGCAAACCGCTCGCTGACTTTCGAGCGTCCCAATCGCGGTGCGCGCTTCGTAGCCGCAGCAGTCGCTCTGGGCGTCATCGCCTCAGTGACTTGGTTCGCGTTTCCAAGAGACACTGCCCCGACTGAGCAAAGCACCAGTTTGGCGTTCACAAGCGATCCACCGGCGGAATCAGAGCCGGCGAACCCTGCTGCTGAGCCAGTTCGGAGCTCCAGCGCGCTTCCGTCTAGCGAAGCGCCACCGGAAGCCAGCGCTGGCACCCCAAGCACCGCGGCCCCTCAAACTACGACGCCGAGCACCGCAGGGCGCCTAGCCGGCGGCAAACCCACTGGGACGAAACCCAAAGGCTCCTCCACTCTCGCAGAGCCAAAGCCCCGATCAAGCAGCCCGACCGCCCCTCAGCCCAAGCCAGACGACGACCCTGGATTCATGCAGCAGTGGAAGTAG